A window of Castanea sativa cultivar Marrone di Chiusa Pesio chromosome 8, ASM4071231v1 genomic DNA:
TAGTAGAAAAAGAGAGTTTAAAATGAATGATTGGTAGTAAtcatattttttcaatttagatGGAGATgaattctatttttcttttttgagacaATAACCTGATCCATGTTGTTAGCTAATAGTAGCAAAATCTTTAACAAAACAGTCATAAAGGTCAAGAGGAACTGACTCCATCCAAACCAAAACATAGAAAGAATTTCTTGCTCTCTAGTTTAAGGCATGAGCTAGACATTACCTTGCCAGAGAGTATGACAAATTGAAAAACTCTATAAAGAGCTACCATAAGACAAAGTATTCAATAATATGACCAAAAGAAGAATGCAGCAACTTTCTGTGGCGTAACACATTTATTGAGATGGCCAAATCACCTTCGAAAATTGACCCACAAAAGCCAAGTTCCTGAATGAATACTACAGCTCTTCTAGCCGCCAAAGTCTCCAATAAAACAATTGAAGATGGCATGGAAACTTTTCGGACAAAGCTGCCATAATTTCCCCTTGAGAGTTTATCACTACTACCCTGATACCTACTTCCTGCGAACTTCCAAACACAGCCCCATCGAAGTTTGTTTACAGTTTACCTAGGTCAGGTCGCTTCCATCTTGGTCTAGTGGACCGGACAGGTTTAGGAGAGACTTTTTGTGCTTGCTGAAATTCAGCTAGCAACTTCCCAGCAAACTCAAACAGAGGATCCAGTGGAACCACATGTTCACCCATTCTTGATTTATTTTGTCTATTCCAAATCGACCAACAAATCATAGCAAACAAACCAAGGTTTCGGTGTCTAACCTGGACAACATCTACCAACTCCACAAACAAAGTAATTGACTGCCCAGAATTATGCAGGTCGTGAAACTCATTTAGCCAAACCTGCCGAATCTTTTCACAAGTCCACAACGTGTGCAGAATTGTTTCAGATTCCTTCATGCAGTGGTAACAAGTACAGTCTGgaacaatatttttcttgaataaaTTGGACATGGTAGGCAAGGAATCGGTGCAAGCTCTCCACAATAGCAGTTTCACCTTATTAGGTACCTTGAGTTTCCACATTTTTTACCAGAAAATTTTTTGGGGGACCTGTGCTTAAACCCGAAGCAGTAACTTGAGAATTGGTATCACACACCATCTAATAGCCAGTCTTGACCGAGTATATACCATCATTAGACATGGGCCAAAACAACAAGTCATCCTGTGGAGAGCTCGGTAAAGGAAtagctttaattttttgtgactCAGCTGCACAGAATAAGCTGTCAATT
This region includes:
- the LOC142607629 gene encoding uncharacterized protein LOC142607629, whose product is MWKLKVPNKVKLLLWRACTDSLPTMSNLFKKNIVPDCTCYHCMKESETILHTLWTCEKIRQVWLNEFHDLHNSGQSITLFVELVDVVQVRHRNLGLFAMICWSIWNRQNKSRMGEHVVPLDPLFEFAGKLLAEFQQAQKVSPKPVRSTRPRWKRPDLGSRYQGSSDKLSRGNYGSFVRKVSMPSSIVLLETLAARRAVVFIQELGFCGSIFEALYRVFQFVILSGKMILQNFHADIVVPYTI